A genomic stretch from Nitrobacter winogradskyi Nb-255 includes:
- a CDS encoding PRC-barrel domain-containing protein, with translation MATEETIDHLISDRESGKAVYGAENKRIGSIESVMIDKTSGEIAYAVLSFGGFLGIGKEHYLVPWAVLRYDTALGEYGSDISGSRMKGGPKHGTETIFDWNARYAKLDGYHNEVVVRPG, from the coding sequence ATGGCAACCGAAGAAACGATTGATCATCTGATCAGCGATAGAGAGTCTGGTAAAGCTGTTTATGGGGCGGAGAACAAAAGAATTGGTTCAATCGAAAGTGTGATGATTGACAAGACCAGCGGGGAAATAGCCTACGCCGTACTCAGTTTCGGTGGATTCCTCGGTATAGGCAAAGAGCATTACCTGGTGCCCTGGGCGGTGCTGCGATATGACACCGCTCTTGGCGAATACGGTTCCGACATCAGCGGGAGCCGGATGAAAGGTGGCCCCAAGCACGGTACGGAGACCATCTTTGATTGGAACGCCCGATACGCAAAGCTCGATGGCTACCATAACGAGGTAGTGGTACGTCCTGGTTGA